The Bacillus sp. B-jedd sequence AAAGGATCGTCCGCCAAGGTGAAGTGAGATGAAGTTCATCACTTTTCAAAAAGAGGATGGCAGGACGGGAGCAGGATGGATTTTAAATGAACAATTCGCGGTCGATATGCATGAAGCATCCGAAAAGAAATTACCAGAGACGATGCTTGGTTTTCTCCGCGATTCATCTGACAATCTCGCATTTGCAAGATCACTGAGCCTCGACAGGTCTTCACAGGGCGTTTATCCGCTGGAAGATGTCAGACTGCTTGCCCCTTTGCCGAATCCGCTCAGTTTCAGGGATTTTTACGCATTTGAGCGCCATGTGAAAACGGCGAGAAAAAACAGGGGACTCGAAATGGTTCCGGAATGGTACGAAATGCCTGTCTTCTATTTTTCCAACCACCTTGCCATTAAAGGGCCCAATGACGTGATCGAAAGGCCGGCAGGATGTACGAAACTGGATTACGAACTCGAAATTGCCTGCGTGATTGGCAAGGAAGGAAAAAACATAAATGCAGAAAACGCGGAAGAATATATTTTCGGTTACTGCATTTTAAATGACTGGAGCGCCAGGGACTACCAGCAAAAAGAAATGAAGGTTGGCCTGGGCCCGGCAAAAGGGAAAGATTTTGCAACATCGGTCGGACCTTGGATTTTGTCCGCTGATGAGCTTACGGGGCGGACTGCAGGCAAAGGCTGTGATTTGACCATGCGCGCCAATGTGAACGGCAAGGTGCTTTCAGAAGGGAACTTCAAGGAAATCCATTATTCCTTCGCAGAAATGATTGAACGCGCATCTGCTGGGACATCTCTTTTTCCTGGCGAGATTATAGGTTCCGGAACTGTGGGAACTGGCTGTATCCTTGAACTGGGAGAAAAGGTCCACCGTTGGCTGGAACCAGGCGACCTAGTTGAACTGGAGATAGATTCACTGGGGGTTTTAAAGAATAAGATTGCAAGTGAAAAGGGGTGAGGGAGTGTTTTACCGGCAAATGGGGGAGATTCCCCGTAAAAGGCATACGATATTCAAAAAGTCGGACGGCTCGCTGTACCGTGAGCAGGTAATGGGAACAAAGGGTTTTTCGGGAACCCAATCAATTCTTTACCACGAACATATGCCGACGGAAGTGGCCAAAGCAGATAAAATCATACCGTTTTTGCCTGAATATGAGGATCAAGGCCCGCTCAGGCACCGGCATTTTTATACACCGGAAATTAAAAAGACCGGTGATGCCTTAAATAGCAGGGAATATTTAATGGGGAACAGTGATTTATTAATTGGAACGGCAAACGCCGATACACCGATGGAAAGCTTCTACCGAAATGGTGACGGCGACGAAATGCTTTATATTCATTACGGCAGGGGAAAGCTTGTAACGATGTTCGGCACCCTTTCCTACAGGCCAGGCGACTATTTGGTCATCCCAATCGGGACGATTTACCGGCTCGTTCCGGAGGAGGAGACTAAAATCCTGTTTATCGAATCGTTCTCGCAAATTACCACCCCAAGGCGCTATCGGAATGAATATGGGCAGCTGCTTGAGCACAGCCCATTTTGCGAGCGTGACTTGAGAGGACCCGAGACTCTTGAGACTTTCTCTGAAAAAGGGGAATTTGAAGTGCTGACAAAAACGAGGGGATATTTGCACGAACATATCCTTGGCCATCACCCATTTGATGTGGTCGGGTGGGATGGTTATTTATATCCCTGGGCGTTCAATATTGAAGATTTCGAACCAATCACAGGCAGGATTCACCAGCCTCCTCCTGTGCATCAAACATTTGAGGGCCATAATTTCGTCGTTTGCTCTTTTGTGCCGCGCCTTTACGATTATCATCCAGAGGCCATACCAGCTCCGTATTTTCACAGCAATGTAAACAGTGATGAAATGCTTTATTATGTGGAAGGCAATTTCATGAGCAGGAAAGGGATCAAGGAAGGATCGATCAGTCTCCACCCGAGCGGGATTCCGCATGGGCCACACCCCGGCAAGACCGAAGCCAGCATAGGCAAAAAAGAAACGCTGGAACTGGCCGTCATGATCGATACATTCCGGCCTCTCAACGTTTTTAAGAATGCAGCGGAAATAGAGGATAATAATTATATGTTTTCATGGATTTAGAGAAAGAAGAAAGAAGGTTTCCGTAACGGGAAAACCTTCTTTTTTTGCAAAAGCTTAGAGAATTGTAAACAAAGTTTAATGAATTGAATCTAATGCCGGGTTTTATATATCAATATTTCTCAGCATCTTGCTCTAACTGTGAGATGAAAGTATCAAAGTTACTTTTATTTCTCCATATAGTACCCCATACATCATCATTTTTTAATAAAATTCCCATAAACCATATACGTCTGATGGTTACGAATTTTGCGATCTCCCTAATATTATGGTCACTGATGTTCTTTGAACTTAAATAACCATTCATGAAGGCATCCCAGCAAGAACTTTCTAAGTTGGAATAATTTTGTTTTAAATTCCACAAAAATACCGAGATATCATAGGCACGGAAACCAAAACCACTACAATCGAAGTCGAAAACTTCCAATTTTTGGTCATATACATGCATATTAAAATTATGAAAATCGCCATGACAAAAACCGAACTCAAGATTGTCGTTTTTTTGTAAATGTATTCTTAAATCGTTGATTATTCTTTTGAAAGTATCTTCATTATCACTGCAATGATTTTTCAAAGTGGGAATAATTAAATCGGCCGGTTCATCTAACAGGTGGGTAAGGTCCAGTTCAAAACTTCTTGGATTTTGCGATGTGAAAGCATCCATTGCATTATGAAGATTCCCTAAAGCTTTTCCTATTATATTGCAATTTTCTTCATTTATTTCTGGTCTATCCCCTTTTGTGAAAGAAAATAAAACCCCATACCTAGTGCCCTCTGGTGCAGGAATTTCAGATAGCCAATGCCCATCTCTTCTTTTTAATGGTATTGAAACAGAGACACCATAACATGAGGCATAATTTATAGCATCCAGTTCAAATAAAATATCTGATTTCTTCCTCCAATCCTTTCTATATACACGAAAAATATACTTTTTTTTATCTGTAACAACTAAATAGGTATCGTTTAATCCCCTTGTTAAAAATGAACAATTTAATATTTTTCCAATATCATATGAACTTGCGATAAAGTGAATTGTGTTATTTGAAAACAGTGAATGCCTCACTTCTGCAAAATGCATTTCTTCCTCCCCAGAGGTTTTTATACTCTTTCTCTAGACTTACTGAAATTACTGACAGACATGGTTGGTTTGAAAAAGGGTTTATAAATTTTCTCTTAAAATGATATCCTGTTATCAAGATTTGTTTTGCCAAATGATTGCCAAAGTGCCTTCGCCCGCGTGGACAGCTATCGTCGAGCTAATTTCGCCAATTGATGTTTTTAGGCCGGGAAACGCTGCTTTTAACGACTTTTGCAATTCGCTTGCTTTTTCAGGAACATTCCCGTGCATAATCCACAGATGATCAATCCGATTCTTAGCCAGTGCCTCTCCAAAAAGCTCGACAAGCCTCGCTGCCGCCTTTTTTTCAGACCTAACCTTTTCATAAAGTTCGAACGCGCCATCAGAGTTGATGCGGATAATTGGCTTTATTTTCAGGATACTGCCTAGAAGGTACTGTGTTCCCGACATTCTGCCGCCCTTGTAAAACTGATCGAGATTTCCTAGGAGTATATAGTTTTGCGAGTTTTTAGCCTCGTCTTTTAATATGGTTGCAATTTCGGAAGCACCGAGCCCACTCTTTTGCAATTCAATCCCTTTGTCAATTAAGGCAGTAATGGCATAAGACATCGACCGAGAATCAACGGCTTCCACCTGAAAGCCAGCCATATCAGCACCAGCGATACAGCTTGAAAGGGTGCCGCTAAGTTTGGAAGAAACATGAATTGCAACCGCACTGTCGTATTTTTCTTTCAGTTTTTCAAAAAGGGAAGCGAACTTTCCCGAAGAAGGCTGGGAGGTTTTCGGGATGCTTTTTTCACCATTAATCCGATTATAAAGTTCCTTAGTATCCAGGGTGACGCCATCCTCAAAAGCTTCTTCGCCAAAAATGATTTCAAGCGGTACCACATAAACATCCTTATTCGCTTTTAGTTCCTCTGTTAAATACGCAGTGCTGTCTGTAACCCAAGCTATCTTATTTTTGCTCATAGAATCTTAGTTCCTTTGCGGAGAGTATTTTTTAAAACTTTCCTCTTATTTTACCATTTAAACCAGTATTAAGTAATTAAATTATTATTCTATAAATAATGAATTTAATATTTTCCCACGCTGTTTATTTCGATTATTTTTAAAAATTGGCTCTGTTATCCTTGATTGTTTATTTCCACTCCGTTCCAATCAACTTCATTGAAAATCAACACTCACCTTTAACTGAGGCAAATTCTTGCAAAAAAAGGTTTTAGAAATTTCCTGGAACACCTTAGTTGTTTTACTGTTTTAACTGTTATGGGGAAATTGGTTTTGACTGAACTGGATAATTTTATTGTTTTAGGGGTATATTTACATGGTGATGATGTTGAAAGGGAGGCATTTTGAATGCAATCATTTGTAGTGAGTTTCCATAAAGAAGATAATGTGGACACAATGCAAATCCAGAAATTAAATGAGGACGACTATAATAAGGCGACAGCAGGAGGGACAAGACACCTTTTTGAATTGGATACCAATATCGGGTTCTTTATTTTCTTTGACAGCGAAGATGAAGACGGGACTGTTTCCCATCTCATTCTACACTATGAGGAAGGCAGTGAAGACCCGAGTGCCTGCTATTCTTTTGCGATGAAGGATTTTTATGAATTCTTGGCCCTTTACTTGAATGATCTCGAATTCAACGAGGAAACAAATGAAGAAGAGGAAGAATACGGACCCATCCATCACCTTGCCCACCTGCTTTACCATATCGTAGAAGAAGGCCAGGCAATTGAGGAATAAAGAAGAAATATAAAAAAGCTGCCAAAACAGGTTGCTTTTTTTTGCTCTTTGATGGAAAATCAAATTAAAAGTGGAAAATTACAACAATGAAGGATAATTTATGATTTGCTTTTGTTGCTTTATAAACATAATGAATTGGGTAAATAGGCATCAATAACAAATTGGGGGAGGAGCAAGCCACCGTTCATGAAAAAGTATATTGATAAATCTCCATATTTGCTATTTTTGCTTGTCATGCCCATTCTCGGCATGGTCTATCAATTCTTGAACACTCATCCGCAGCAGGCGGTCCACATCTCAACAGCTGCTGATGCGCTGATTCCGTTTTTGCCTATATTTATTATTCCGTATATTCTTTGGTACGGGTATATATTTTTCTATCTCGTTTATTTTTGCTTCAAGGATACGAAAGTGTATTTAAAAACTCTCATTTTGATTGTGATAGGGGAGCTATTATGCTTCTTGGTTTATTTCTTTTTCCAAACTGTTGTGCCAAGGCCGCAGCTGCACGGTGACGGGGTGTTCATCCAGCTTGTCCAGTTCATCTATGCAAATGACCAGCCGTACAATTGTTTCCCGAGCATTCATGTACTGACAACTTTCGCCATTATGCTCGGTTCAAGGCATATCACTGGCAAGCACCCGTTAAACACTATGTTCATCCATATTGCCGGGTCACTGATTATTATATCGACTTTATTTGTCAAACAGCATGTCGTGCCAGATATGATTGCTTCCATGTTCCTTGTTTCATTCCTGTATGGGATCCTGTTCGAGCTTTATCAGGTATCCGTGGCAAAAAAGACCGATACGGTTCTCGCAAAAAACAAATAAATTTTTGCACGTGAAATGGAGGCTGAATACAGGCCTCCTTTTTTCATTTATATTAGCGGCTTTATTGCTGTTTCCCAAAAAGGGCAGAAGCTGTTTGGACGGCTTCAAGGTCAATCCCAAGCTGCCCGCCCAGGTCGTTGGGAAGATAAAACCCCTTATCAATCATATACGCACTAATTAACGTATGGGCATCGATCGCGTCCTTTAACTGTATTCTTAGCTCTTCCCTTAATTCCGATGTCGTTGTTTCGGCAATGATGGCCGCCAGGTTTCTTATCGCGGATTTGACTGAAATTAAAAAATCTGTGGCAATGATCTGATCTGTCATTCCGCCCATGCCCATCAAATTCTGAATGAATTGATTCATTGCTGCATGCCCCTATCTGTTATGAATTGCTGGAGTGCCTCTAAGTGCCTTACCCCTGTTTCAGCATCCTTTTGCAAAATTGCTTTCAATCCATCATCCTGAACAAGCTTTCCAATTAAAGTCGATTTAGTAAGGGAAACGTTTTTGAAAACGATATACTCGTGCAGTTCCAGTGATTCATGCATTGCCAATGTCTTCTTCATGCCGCCAATCCTCCAAACCATTCCTAAAGTCTTACTGATGCAAGTAAACTTCTATTAGTTTGTTCAGCCTTCATGGCATTATTCCTTTTTAGACCATCCCTTTATTGCATAATAACACGCGATCAGCCAAAAACTATACCCTACAAGGAAAGCGGAGGTGGCAAGGGTGGAGGCCAATAATCTGGCAAATCACGAATCATTTGATACACATGAACTGATTAACTTCAAAACAATATGTCTCGTACGTTCAAAACTCATGCAGGGCATTTGTTTCGATAACGATTTAAAGGCGCTGATGGATAAGGATGTCAGGCAGTCCATAAATGCGTTGAACGAATTAAAATCTTTTTATGCTGGGACAAACACATTCTCCAATGAGGTGAAGCACTGATGAATCAGGATTATTTAGATCCAAAGTATGCGGAGGGCATGCCCAAAATGGCTGATGCATCCTTTGCGATGGATTTTTTGCTGACAGTCAAAACAGGGATTAGAAATTATGGATTTGCGATAACAGAGACTGCTAATCCGAAGTTGAAATCAATCATCGAGCGTCAGATGATGGAAGCCATCGATTTGCATGAAGAGCTGACCAAATTAATGATGGAAAAGGGCTGGCTGTACCCTCACGAGCCAGGCAAGCAGATAGAACTGGACATAAAATCAATGGATATGGCTTTGGCAATCGGAGAAATGGAACTTTATCCGAACGATACAGACAGGCTTGGTACTTTTGCCACGGTGAATTATTAAGAGGGAGGGATACAGCGGATGAAAGCAGTCACTTATCAAGGGATAAAAGATGTGGAAGTGAAAGAAGTAGC is a genomic window containing:
- a CDS encoding spore coat protein, whose product is MNQDYLDPKYAEGMPKMADASFAMDFLLTVKTGIRNYGFAITETANPKLKSIIERQMMEAIDLHEELTKLMMEKGWLYPHEPGKQIELDIKSMDMALAIGEMELYPNDTDRLGTFATVNY
- a CDS encoding homogentisate 1,2-dioxygenase — encoded protein: MFYRQMGEIPRKRHTIFKKSDGSLYREQVMGTKGFSGTQSILYHEHMPTEVAKADKIIPFLPEYEDQGPLRHRHFYTPEIKKTGDALNSREYLMGNSDLLIGTANADTPMESFYRNGDGDEMLYIHYGRGKLVTMFGTLSYRPGDYLVIPIGTIYRLVPEEETKILFIESFSQITTPRRYRNEYGQLLEHSPFCERDLRGPETLETFSEKGEFEVLTKTRGYLHEHILGHHPFDVVGWDGYLYPWAFNIEDFEPITGRIHQPPPVHQTFEGHNFVVCSFVPRLYDYHPEAIPAPYFHSNVNSDEMLYYVEGNFMSRKGIKEGSISLHPSGIPHGPHPGKTEASIGKKETLELAVMIDTFRPLNVFKNAAEIEDNNYMFSWI
- a CDS encoding spore coat protein, which gives rise to MNQFIQNLMGMGGMTDQIIATDFLISVKSAIRNLAAIIAETTTSELREELRIQLKDAIDAHTLISAYMIDKGFYLPNDLGGQLGIDLEAVQTASALFGKQQ
- a CDS encoding DegV family protein, encoding MSKNKIAWVTDSTAYLTEELKANKDVYVVPLEIIFGEEAFEDGVTLDTKELYNRINGEKSIPKTSQPSSGKFASLFEKLKEKYDSAVAIHVSSKLSGTLSSCIAGADMAGFQVEAVDSRSMSYAITALIDKGIELQKSGLGASEIATILKDEAKNSQNYILLGNLDQFYKGGRMSGTQYLLGSILKIKPIIRINSDGAFELYEKVRSEKKAAARLVELFGEALAKNRIDHLWIMHGNVPEKASELQKSLKAAFPGLKTSIGEISSTIAVHAGEGTLAIIWQNKS
- a CDS encoding phosphotransferase, which codes for MHFAEVRHSLFSNNTIHFIASSYDIGKILNCSFLTRGLNDTYLVVTDKKKYIFRVYRKDWRKKSDILFELDAINYASCYGVSVSIPLKRRDGHWLSEIPAPEGTRYGVLFSFTKGDRPEINEENCNIIGKALGNLHNAMDAFTSQNPRSFELDLTHLLDEPADLIIPTLKNHCSDNEDTFKRIINDLRIHLQKNDNLEFGFCHGDFHNFNMHVYDQKLEVFDFDCSGFGFRAYDISVFLWNLKQNYSNLESSCWDAFMNGYLSSKNISDHNIREIAKFVTIRRIWFMGILLKNDDVWGTIWRNKSNFDTFISQLEQDAEKY
- a CDS encoding fumarylacetoacetate hydrolase family protein, which encodes MKFITFQKEDGRTGAGWILNEQFAVDMHEASEKKLPETMLGFLRDSSDNLAFARSLSLDRSSQGVYPLEDVRLLAPLPNPLSFRDFYAFERHVKTARKNRGLEMVPEWYEMPVFYFSNHLAIKGPNDVIERPAGCTKLDYELEIACVIGKEGKNINAENAEEYIFGYCILNDWSARDYQQKEMKVGLGPAKGKDFATSVGPWILSADELTGRTAGKGCDLTMRANVNGKVLSEGNFKEIHYSFAEMIERASAGTSLFPGEIIGSGTVGTGCILELGEKVHRWLEPGDLVELEIDSLGVLKNKIASEKG
- a CDS encoding phosphatase PAP2 family protein, with the protein product MKKYIDKSPYLLFLLVMPILGMVYQFLNTHPQQAVHISTAADALIPFLPIFIIPYILWYGYIFFYLVYFCFKDTKVYLKTLILIVIGELLCFLVYFFFQTVVPRPQLHGDGVFIQLVQFIYANDQPYNCFPSIHVLTTFAIMLGSRHITGKHPLNTMFIHIAGSLIIISTLFVKQHVVPDMIASMFLVSFLYGILFELYQVSVAKKTDTVLAKNK